The Niallia alba genome includes a window with the following:
- a CDS encoding cell wall hydrolase, whose protein sequence is MKQLLFIAIIFTLISSSYIYVPSIAKAETISTEKTTTVSTRKFAVDKKENVSASDESTAITNNEKNLLARLVHAEAKGEPFAGKVAVADVVLNRVENEQFPDTVENVIYEKNAFQPVQNGSIHKKADKESREAVEEALKNGKENKELLYFYNPDTATSDWIFTRKVMKKIGNHAFSI, encoded by the coding sequence ATGAAACAGTTATTATTTATTGCAATTATCTTCACTTTAATTAGTAGTTCTTATATATATGTTCCGTCCATTGCAAAAGCAGAAACTATTAGTACGGAGAAAACAACAACTGTATCAACAAGAAAATTTGCAGTTGATAAAAAGGAAAATGTTAGTGCTTCTGATGAATCAACAGCAATAACGAACAATGAAAAAAATTTACTGGCCCGTCTTGTTCATGCAGAAGCGAAGGGGGAGCCGTTTGCCGGTAAAGTGGCAGTAGCTGATGTAGTTTTAAATCGTGTGGAAAATGAGCAGTTTCCCGATACGGTAGAAAATGTAATTTATGAGAAAAATGCTTTTCAGCCTGTACAAAATGGTTCTATTCATAAAAAAGCAGATAAAGAGTCACGCGAAGCTGTAGAAGAAGCATTAAAAAATGGAAAAGAGAATAAAGAGCTTCTTTATTTTTATAACCCGGATACAGCAACAAGTGATTGGATCTTTACAAGAAAAGTAATGAAGAAAATAGGTAATCACGCATTTTCTATTTAA
- a CDS encoding IclR family transcriptional regulator has protein sequence MPIIQSVERALQILDLFNDHTTELKITEISDQMGLHKSTVHSLLKTLQASRYMDQNPENGKYRLGLKLVERGNLVINTLNIRQIANKYLVELAQRTGQTCHLGILDGNAGVYIDKEEGANSVIRYSRIGRRIPLHCTAIGKTLLAYQKPEIVDELLTKYLFEQATNRTITTKEALLTELEKVREKEYAVDDQENELGVRCIAVPIINQHKQILAALSISTLVSRVDDDTLEDYIQLLKKTGNELSEEMRYGVPIK, from the coding sequence ATGCCAATCATTCAATCTGTTGAACGTGCTCTTCAAATATTAGACTTATTTAACGATCACACGACAGAATTAAAAATTACGGAAATTAGTGACCAAATGGGACTTCATAAGAGCACCGTTCATTCTTTATTAAAGACCCTTCAAGCATCACGCTATATGGATCAAAATCCAGAGAACGGGAAGTATCGATTAGGCTTAAAGCTAGTGGAAAGAGGAAACTTAGTTATAAATACATTAAACATCAGACAAATTGCTAATAAATATCTTGTTGAGTTAGCTCAAAGAACTGGTCAAACATGCCATCTTGGAATTTTAGATGGGAATGCAGGTGTATATATTGATAAGGAAGAAGGAGCTAATTCGGTAATCCGTTACTCTCGAATTGGACGAAGAATACCTCTTCACTGTACAGCAATCGGAAAAACGCTGTTAGCTTACCAAAAGCCAGAAATAGTAGATGAATTGCTAACAAAATATCTTTTTGAACAAGCTACAAACCGTACAATTACGACGAAAGAAGCTTTGCTGACTGAATTAGAAAAAGTACGTGAAAAAGAATATGCAGTTGATGACCAAGAAAATGAACTAGGTGTTCGCTGTATCGCTGTACCAATCATTAATCAGCATAAACAAATACTTGCCGCATTAAGCATTTCTACACTAGTATCCAGAGTGGATGATGATACCCTTGAGGATTATATCCAACTTCTTAAAAAGACTGGAAATGAGTTATCAGAGGAAATGCGATATGGGGTTCCGATTAAATAA
- a CDS encoding DoxX family protein, with protein sequence MLDLLRNNKVVAGILAFIRIYLGYQFIHAGYGKITSGAFDASGFLQGAIANSTGDHPAVQGWWATFLEHVALPNADLFTFLVQWGELLVGIALILGLFTSFATLMGMVMNFAFLFSGTVSTNGQMILLAIFVIVAGANAGKFGLDRYAMPYIKKQFNNRKNKHKKETAIA encoded by the coding sequence ATGTTAGACTTATTAAGAAATAATAAAGTGGTTGCAGGAATATTAGCTTTTATAAGAATTTATCTTGGCTATCAATTTATACATGCAGGTTACGGAAAGATAACAAGTGGTGCATTTGACGCAAGTGGATTTTTACAAGGTGCGATTGCGAATAGCACAGGAGATCACCCAGCGGTACAAGGGTGGTGGGCAACATTTTTAGAACATGTAGCACTTCCTAATGCAGATTTATTTACATTCTTAGTTCAATGGGGAGAATTACTTGTCGGGATAGCATTAATCTTAGGGTTATTCACAAGCTTTGCAACATTGATGGGGATGGTCATGAACTTCGCTTTCCTCTTTAGTGGAACAGTAAGCACAAACGGACAAATGATTTTATTAGCAATATTCGTAATCGTAGCAGGAGCAAACGCTGGTAAATTTGGTCTTGACCGTTATGCAATGCCATATATCAAAAAACAATTTAACAATAGAAAAAATAAACATAAAAAAGAAACAGCGATTGCTTAA
- a CDS encoding sugar O-acetyltransferase — MSDTRKIYYERGTEELRKKNIHAHKLVQIFNNSNIENADQREDIIKELFGSVGVNPSIEHNFHCDLGYNIHVGDNFYAGYNWTILDMAEVRIGHNCMIGPNVGIYTAGHSIEPKNRNSSGYAIPITIGNDVWIGGSCVILAGVSIGDNSIIAAGSIVTKNVPANTIVAGNPAKIIKNIEINESE; from the coding sequence ATGAGTGATACAAGGAAAATTTATTATGAACGTGGGACAGAGGAACTAAGAAAGAAAAATATTCATGCCCACAAACTAGTTCAAATATTTAATAATAGCAACATAGAAAATGCAGACCAAAGAGAGGACATTATAAAGGAGTTGTTTGGCAGTGTTGGTGTAAACCCTAGTATAGAACACAACTTCCATTGTGATCTTGGTTACAACATTCATGTAGGAGATAACTTTTATGCTGGATATAATTGGACTATTTTAGACATGGCTGAAGTTAGAATTGGACATAACTGTATGATTGGTCCTAATGTGGGAATATACACAGCTGGACATTCCATTGAACCTAAAAATAGAAATAGTAGTGGCTATGCAATTCCAATTACAATAGGAAATGATGTTTGGATTGGTGGTAGTTGTGTAATTTTAGCTGGGGTAAGTATTGGCGACAATTCCATTATTGCTGCTGGATCTATCGTTACCAAAAATGTCCCTGCAAATACAATTGTGGCTGGAAATCCAGCAAAAATTATAAAAAACATAGAAATTAATGAATCTGAATAA
- a CDS encoding LysR family transcriptional regulator, which translates to MEIRHLQTFKAIVEAGGFAKAANQLGYAQSTITSHIQALEIELEGPLFDRLGKAIALTELGKSFLPYANEMLRLHKGAKELHQSSITKKGKITIGASESLTVYRLPTIIQAYKEKFPDVHLSVRMGTCEEIQHLVEIGDLDIALLLNLEFKKHPSLETIKMLDEHMSIISSPDHMQPNSILYSESNCPYRTIFDKFIEEEKITPTSFHEFWSIEAIKQCVQCGLGLALVPEITIQNELKDGRLSARRLDTKHGQVASFLFYHKSRWVSPIVHYFIEEATAYFKQEEEKENHKNKGSKFG; encoded by the coding sequence ATGGAAATTCGACATTTACAAACATTTAAAGCCATTGTGGAAGCAGGTGGTTTTGCAAAAGCAGCTAATCAGCTTGGCTATGCACAATCAACGATTACCTCCCATATTCAAGCTTTAGAAATCGAGTTAGAAGGTCCGTTATTCGATCGACTAGGGAAAGCCATTGCCTTAACAGAGCTTGGCAAATCGTTTCTTCCCTATGCGAATGAAATGCTGCGTCTACATAAAGGAGCAAAAGAACTGCATCAATCTTCTATTACGAAAAAAGGAAAAATTACAATTGGGGCATCAGAATCGTTAACAGTTTACCGCCTTCCTACTATCATTCAGGCTTACAAAGAAAAGTTTCCAGATGTGCATTTATCAGTACGAATGGGGACATGTGAGGAAATTCAGCATTTAGTAGAGATTGGGGATTTAGATATTGCCTTGCTTCTTAATCTAGAATTTAAAAAGCATCCATCATTGGAAACTATTAAAATGTTAGATGAACATATGAGTATCATTTCCTCACCAGATCATATGCAACCAAATTCGATTCTTTATTCGGAAAGTAATTGCCCTTACCGAACAATTTTTGATAAATTCATCGAAGAAGAAAAAATCACGCCTACTTCTTTTCATGAATTTTGGAGCATTGAAGCAATTAAGCAATGTGTGCAATGTGGTTTAGGATTGGCACTTGTTCCAGAAATTACGATCCAAAACGAATTAAAAGATGGCCGTTTATCGGCACGACGTTTAGATACGAAACATGGTCAAGTTGCTTCCTTCCTTTTTTATCATAAAAGCAGATGGGTTTCTCCGATAGTTCACTATTTTATCGAAGAAGCAACAGCCTATTTTAAACAAGAGGAAGAAAAAGAAAACCATAAAAATAAAGGGAGCAAATTTGGATGA
- a CDS encoding APC family permease codes for MNQRKIGSLTLSGLIIGPLLGSGIILLPTIIYENLENYAIFAWLIMSIIGICFAYVCGELIIKFPGEAGLGNAMEKAFGTKIKNLASVFLMIAALMGPVAVMMTAAEYIQTWLFPDKIKVEWIAIVLLVMNGLILLFRLNFLGKLSFIISTLAVLILVSGSIYALLNEPSGTWAFPDFHFSSFGYNLLLLFWTIVGWEIVGNYSSEVKNPKTTIRKAIFFSAAVILIVNLVLSAAVQWTMYNSTFSIRLTGIMYPLFGQLSVGLLALVATGLCITTHLMVVGGVARLVAALSKSVSSFHFLTKKLANGAPFKAIAFLVSIHLFFAVLVLLKVVTVEQLVGFANAFFIANALIGLFAAIKLLNNPWIKGMAMMLSVLFGILLLRSSVISLVVIFALTFLLIGWRHERHNSQEKLDI; via the coding sequence ATGAATCAAAGGAAAATCGGTTCCTTGACGTTAAGTGGCTTAATCATTGGGCCACTCTTAGGATCAGGAATTATTTTATTACCAACCATTATTTATGAGAATCTAGAAAACTATGCGATTTTTGCATGGCTAATTATGTCTATAATCGGTATCTGTTTTGCTTATGTATGTGGAGAATTAATAATTAAATTTCCCGGAGAAGCAGGTCTTGGCAATGCAATGGAAAAGGCATTCGGAACAAAAATAAAAAATCTCGCTTCTGTTTTTCTTATGATTGCAGCACTTATGGGCCCAGTGGCAGTTATGATGACGGCAGCAGAATATATTCAGACATGGTTATTTCCAGATAAAATAAAAGTTGAGTGGATTGCGATTGTGCTATTAGTTATGAATGGGCTGATTTTATTATTTCGATTGAACTTTCTCGGTAAATTATCCTTTATTATCTCTACCTTGGCCGTGTTGATATTAGTTAGTGGAAGTATATATGCTTTGCTTAATGAGCCTTCTGGTACTTGGGCTTTTCCTGATTTTCATTTTTCTTCTTTTGGCTATAATCTTTTGCTACTTTTTTGGACGATTGTCGGTTGGGAGATTGTGGGGAATTATTCGAGTGAGGTGAAAAATCCGAAAACAACAATCCGAAAAGCCATCTTTTTTAGCGCTGCTGTTATATTGATCGTCAATTTAGTTCTTTCTGCGGCCGTCCAATGGACAATGTATAACAGCACATTTTCTATTCGATTAACTGGTATCATGTATCCGCTATTTGGGCAATTATCTGTTGGATTATTAGCGCTCGTAGCAACTGGGCTTTGTATAACAACACATTTAATGGTAGTTGGTGGAGTAGCGAGACTTGTAGCAGCATTATCAAAATCTGTTTCATCTTTTCATTTTCTCACAAAAAAGCTCGCAAATGGTGCACCATTTAAAGCAATTGCTTTCCTTGTATCGATCCATCTTTTCTTTGCAGTATTAGTTCTATTAAAAGTGGTGACAGTAGAACAGCTTGTTGGCTTTGCGAACGCCTTTTTTATTGCTAATGCACTAATTGGCTTATTTGCAGCAATCAAATTATTGAATAATCCATGGATAAAAGGAATGGCAATGATGTTAAGTGTCCTATTTGGAATTTTGCTATTACGTTCTTCTGTCATTTCTTTAGTTGTTATCTTTGCTTTAACCTTTTTATTGATCGGATGGCGCCATGAAAGACATAACAGCCAAGAAAAGCTTGATATTTGA
- a CDS encoding DUF554 domain-containing protein gives MIGTLFNCFMILAGCTIGSFLKKGIKAEYQDILMQAMGLAATALGIHSIVQYMPDSKYPVLFIVSLAIGGLIGEKLDIENAFKRIVDKFSKGNLAEGLSTAILLFCAGTLSILGPIESALRGNHTYLFTNAILDGVTSIVLASTFGFGIAVSALVLFAWQGFFYVTAGLLANFLTTDLLAEISIIGGILILSSGLSILGVRKFKTLNLLPSLLIPAIWFVILTLF, from the coding sequence TTGATTGGAACATTATTTAACTGCTTTATGATTCTAGCAGGCTGTACGATTGGAAGCTTTTTGAAAAAGGGGATTAAAGCAGAGTATCAAGATATTTTAATGCAAGCAATGGGGCTTGCCGCAACTGCTCTTGGAATTCATTCCATTGTTCAATATATGCCAGACAGTAAATACCCTGTTCTGTTTATTGTCAGTCTTGCTATTGGTGGTTTAATAGGGGAAAAATTAGACATTGAGAATGCTTTTAAACGAATTGTGGATAAATTTTCAAAAGGAAATCTAGCAGAAGGGTTATCGACGGCGATCTTACTTTTTTGTGCAGGTACTTTATCCATATTAGGACCTATTGAGAGTGCACTAAGAGGAAATCATACATATCTTTTTACAAATGCTATTTTGGATGGTGTTACTTCTATTGTATTAGCATCTACTTTTGGATTTGGAATTGCAGTTTCTGCTCTAGTTTTATTTGCATGGCAAGGCTTTTTTTATGTAACAGCAGGATTACTTGCAAACTTTTTAACGACTGATTTACTAGCAGAAATATCGATTATTGGTGGAATTCTTATACTTAGCTCAGGGTTGAGCATATTAGGAGTTAGAAAATTTAAGACATTAAATCTCCTACCGTCTCTATTAATACCAGCCATTTGGTTTGTAATTTTAACGCTATTTTAG
- a CDS encoding pyridoxamine 5'-phosphate oxidase family protein — MENTFKQEELETLRELINDVDTAMLTTVSEEGLVSRPMKTQEVEFDGDLWFITKKDTDKYEEILHENDVNISYAGKSFVSIRGRAELVDDLAKKKELWSKSYEKIMQTSYDDPNVVLIKVKTEAAEYWDTGSFTKNIAFFYKRMTGQEAENTNINETLEL; from the coding sequence ATGGAAAACACTTTTAAACAAGAAGAACTTGAAACGTTAAGAGAGCTGATAAATGATGTGGATACGGCGATGCTGACAACTGTTTCAGAAGAAGGTCTTGTATCCCGTCCGATGAAAACGCAAGAAGTAGAGTTTGATGGAGATTTATGGTTTATTACAAAGAAAGATACCGATAAGTATGAAGAGATTTTACATGAAAATGATGTGAATATCTCTTATGCAGGTAAATCTTTTGTTTCTATTAGAGGTAGAGCTGAACTTGTAGATGATCTCGCAAAGAAAAAAGAATTATGGAGTAAATCCTATGAAAAAATCATGCAAACTTCTTACGACGATCCGAATGTCGTTTTAATTAAAGTAAAAACTGAGGCAGCAGAGTATTGGGATACGGGAAGCTTCACAAAGAATATCGCCTTTTTCTATAAAAGAATGACAGGCCAAGAAGCAGAAAACACAAATATTAATGAAACATTAGAATTATAA
- a CDS encoding ABC transporter ATP-binding protein: MVAVEMKDISKSYDKQKSVIDQISLSIEEGEFFVLVGPSGSGKSTLLRMIAGLEEISGGVLKMNNQVVNHLPPKDRNLSMVFQNYALYPHLTVEQNILFGLRAKKVDKMEQQKRLQETAEMMGLSDLLKRKPKQLSGGQRQRVALARSVVSEAPICLMDEPLSNLDAKLRAHMRIEIRRLQKKLGLTMIYVTHDQVEAMTMGDRIMVLNDGKIQQVGEPITLYNQPANLFVASFIGSPKINLSEAKLMDHKLVLESGLQITMDKEDILSLLSYPNLTMGIRAEHILPGTTEQTSHTLEVVNVEQLGNETLLTFEVGKELWTAKWLGQWRIQAGDHVPVQLSSKNICFFDSESGALIRPAVAMREQEVVGL, encoded by the coding sequence GTGGTAGCAGTAGAAATGAAGGACATTTCTAAATCATACGATAAGCAAAAATCAGTGATCGACCAGATTAGTCTTTCCATAGAAGAGGGAGAATTTTTTGTTTTAGTAGGTCCATCGGGATCTGGAAAAAGCACTTTACTACGAATGATTGCTGGTCTCGAAGAAATTTCAGGTGGTGTCTTGAAGATGAATAATCAAGTTGTAAATCATCTGCCTCCAAAGGATCGCAATTTATCGATGGTATTTCAAAATTATGCATTATACCCTCACTTAACAGTTGAACAAAATATTCTTTTCGGTTTACGTGCCAAGAAAGTAGACAAGATGGAGCAACAAAAAAGATTACAAGAAACAGCTGAGATGATGGGGTTATCAGATTTATTAAAACGTAAACCAAAGCAATTGTCTGGCGGTCAAAGGCAGCGAGTGGCATTAGCGAGATCGGTTGTAAGTGAAGCACCTATTTGTTTAATGGATGAGCCGCTTTCTAATTTAGATGCAAAACTTCGTGCTCATATGAGAATAGAAATTCGCCGCTTACAAAAAAAGCTTGGGTTAACGATGATTTATGTGACCCATGATCAAGTAGAGGCAATGACAATGGGAGATCGAATCATGGTTTTAAATGATGGGAAAATCCAACAAGTAGGTGAACCAATAACTTTATATAATCAGCCTGCTAATTTATTTGTTGCATCCTTTATCGGTTCACCAAAAATTAATTTGAGTGAGGCAAAGCTAATGGACCATAAATTAGTTCTGGAGAGTGGACTGCAAATTACAATGGATAAAGAAGATATTTTATCGTTACTGTCTTATCCAAATCTTACGATGGGGATAAGAGCGGAACATATTTTACCAGGAACAACAGAACAGACGAGCCATACTTTAGAAGTAGTAAATGTAGAACAGCTAGGGAATGAAACCTTATTAACATTTGAAGTGGGTAAAGAGCTTTGGACAGCAAAATGGTTAGGACAATGGAGAATTCAAGCTGGAGATCATGTACCAGTCCAGTTGTCCTCAAAGAATATTTGCTTTTTTGATTCTGAATCAGGCGCATTAATTCGACCTGCTGTTGCTATGAGAGAACAAGAGGTTGTTGGCTTATGA
- a CDS encoding carbohydrate ABC transporter permease: protein MSGIVYQQEVQHSVDFIKEKKKQRLQHLYKGVLFLLPSILLFSVFLFYPLGKTVYLSFFLTDNRGDTTVFVGMDNYLEIFKSPIFLQSLKSTLLFALYTVPGTIIVSLFLAILANEKLRAIGAFRTVFSSSMGISVAAASVFWIFLFHPTIGWLNRIVKIFGLEPIGWLTDPNWALFSVSVSTIWMNVGFTFLILLGGLQSIDSYLYESADIDGAGYFYKLRRITVPMLSPTLFFVMTVTLINAFQTFGQVDMLTRGGPQNETNLIVYSIYQEAFMNYQYGTASAQAIILFVIILVLTIIQFKLGERKVHYQ, encoded by the coding sequence ATGAGTGGTATCGTTTATCAACAGGAAGTACAGCATTCCGTAGATTTTATAAAAGAAAAAAAGAAACAGCGTTTACAGCATTTATACAAAGGGGTGTTATTTCTATTACCTTCAATTCTATTATTCAGTGTCTTCTTATTTTATCCATTGGGGAAAACAGTCTATTTAAGTTTTTTCTTAACAGATAATCGAGGGGATACAACTGTATTTGTCGGCATGGATAATTATCTCGAAATTTTTAAATCACCAATCTTTTTGCAAAGCTTAAAATCGACCTTGCTTTTTGCCTTATACACTGTTCCGGGAACTATTATCGTCAGTTTATTCCTGGCAATCCTTGCAAATGAAAAACTTCGTGCGATCGGTGCTTTTCGAACTGTCTTTTCCTCTTCTATGGGGATTTCTGTTGCAGCAGCTTCCGTGTTTTGGATATTCTTATTTCATCCTACGATTGGCTGGTTAAATCGTATTGTGAAAATATTCGGATTGGAGCCAATTGGTTGGTTAACCGATCCCAATTGGGCCCTCTTTTCTGTATCTGTCTCAACCATTTGGATGAATGTCGGCTTTACATTTTTGATTTTATTAGGAGGACTGCAATCCATTGATTCCTACCTATATGAAAGTGCCGATATAGATGGAGCAGGTTACTTTTATAAGCTGAGAAGAATAACGGTTCCGATGCTGTCTCCTACCTTATTTTTTGTAATGACAGTTACGCTAATTAATGCCTTTCAAACATTTGGCCAAGTAGATATGTTAACGAGAGGAGGACCACAGAATGAAACTAATTTAATCGTCTATTCCATTTATCAGGAGGCGTTTATGAATTACCAATATGGTACAGCGAGCGCACAAGCAATTATTCTTTTTGTGATTATCCTTGTTTTAACCATCATTCAATTTAAGCTTGGGGAAAGGAAGGTTCATTATCAGTGA
- a CDS encoding carbohydrate ABC transporter permease has product MTLPIHKKVIFYLLLTVSALLIFSPAIIAFLMSFMSSQDIMTGKIIPTGLTLDNYLKVFERFPLMHYLINSFIVSIVIMVGQLILASLAAYAFVFLEFKGRDFIFFIFIATMMVPFEASIIPNFQTIRNLNWLDHFNGLTIPFFATAFGTFLLRQNFKQIPKELKEASEIAGVGDFKFYLTVVLPMAQTSLITLGVYGFVTSWNMYLWPLLATTNDSVRTVQIGLRQLQSQEQLNEWGVIMAGAIIVVLPTLILLFLGQKKLQKGLTEGALK; this is encoded by the coding sequence GTGACATTGCCAATCCATAAAAAAGTTATCTTTTATCTATTGTTGACTGTATCAGCATTGCTTATTTTTTCTCCAGCGATTATCGCGTTTTTGATGAGCTTTATGTCCTCTCAGGATATTATGACAGGAAAAATAATACCGACCGGATTAACCTTGGACAATTATTTGAAAGTGTTTGAGCGTTTTCCGTTAATGCACTATTTAATAAATAGCTTCATTGTTTCCATTGTTATTATGGTGGGCCAATTAATTCTTGCTAGTTTAGCAGCATATGCATTTGTATTTTTAGAGTTTAAAGGGAGAGATTTTATCTTTTTTATCTTTATTGCCACAATGATGGTGCCGTTTGAAGCATCAATTATTCCAAACTTTCAGACGATAAGAAACCTAAACTGGCTGGATCATTTTAATGGATTGACTATTCCGTTTTTCGCGACAGCATTTGGGACTTTTCTCTTGCGGCAGAATTTCAAGCAAATCCCGAAAGAGTTAAAGGAAGCTAGCGAAATAGCAGGGGTTGGTGACTTTAAATTTTATTTAACAGTTGTTTTACCGATGGCCCAAACAAGTTTGATTACACTTGGTGTGTACGGGTTTGTCACCTCTTGGAATATGTATTTATGGCCGCTGTTGGCGACAACAAATGATAGTGTACGTACTGTGCAAATAGGATTAAGGCAGCTTCAATCACAAGAACAATTAAATGAATGGGGCGTCATTATGGCAGGAGCAATTATTGTTGTTTTGCCAACATTAATTCTATTATTTTTAGGTCAGAAAAAGCTCCAGAAAGGATTAACCGAAGGAGCCTTAAAATAA
- a CDS encoding ABC transporter substrate-binding protein has protein sequence MKKRKQLLSMFMLTLVLFIVGCSNNAESSTNGEEKDGPTTVTFWHSMGGAAQEALNNIVEEYNRSQDKVKINAEYQGTYDEALTKFHTVAGTDSAPAMMQVFEIGTKSMINSGFVEPIQTLVDEDGYDMSGLEENITNYYKMEDTFYSMPFNSSTPVMYYNKDAFKAAGLDPEKAPATFEEVEEAGKAIAKANPEMKGFALQAYGWLYEQLLANQGALLMNNDNGRTDTPTEVGFTDEQGKSIFQWVKRMINDKTFANYGTNGDNMVAGFLAGDVAMFMQSSASARDVIDNAPFEVGVAFIPHPEAVERQGVVIGGASLWMMKDKSEEEKKAAWEFMKYLQTPEVQAKWHVGTGYFAINPDAYDEQVVKEAYEKMPQLKVTVDQLQSTTSSYATQGALMDMIPEGRRISETALETVYNGGDVDETYSNMVKQFNEAIEKANRARK, from the coding sequence ATGAAGAAAAGGAAGCAGCTATTAAGTATGTTTATGCTAACACTAGTTTTATTTATTGTAGGATGTAGCAATAATGCAGAATCTTCCACTAATGGAGAAGAGAAGGATGGTCCGACTACCGTTACATTCTGGCATTCAATGGGAGGAGCAGCCCAAGAGGCATTAAATAATATTGTGGAAGAATACAACCGTTCGCAAGATAAGGTGAAAATAAATGCAGAGTATCAAGGTACATATGATGAAGCCTTAACGAAATTCCATACGGTTGCAGGGACAGATAGTGCACCGGCTATGATGCAGGTTTTTGAGATTGGCACAAAGTCGATGATTAATAGTGGATTTGTAGAACCAATTCAAACACTTGTTGATGAAGATGGTTATGATATGAGTGGATTAGAGGAAAATATTACGAACTACTATAAAATGGAAGATACATTTTATTCGATGCCATTTAACTCTTCTACACCAGTTATGTACTACAATAAGGACGCTTTTAAGGCTGCGGGTCTAGACCCTGAGAAAGCTCCAGCTACTTTTGAAGAAGTAGAAGAGGCAGGAAAGGCAATAGCGAAAGCAAACCCAGAAATGAAAGGATTTGCGCTCCAAGCATATGGCTGGTTATATGAGCAATTATTGGCGAATCAAGGAGCATTATTAATGAATAATGATAATGGCCGAACAGACACACCAACAGAAGTAGGATTTACAGATGAACAAGGCAAATCCATTTTTCAGTGGGTAAAACGAATGATTAATGATAAAACATTTGCTAACTACGGTACAAATGGAGATAACATGGTAGCTGGTTTCCTTGCAGGGGATGTAGCAATGTTTATGCAATCTTCCGCTAGTGCGAGAGACGTTATTGATAATGCACCATTTGAAGTAGGGGTTGCATTTATTCCACATCCAGAAGCAGTAGAGAGACAAGGTGTGGTTATTGGCGGAGCCAGTCTTTGGATGATGAAAGATAAAAGTGAAGAAGAGAAAAAGGCTGCTTGGGAATTTATGAAATATTTACAAACTCCAGAAGTGCAAGCAAAATGGCATGTTGGTACAGGCTACTTTGCCATTAATCCAGATGCTTACGACGAACAAGTTGTAAAAGAGGCATACGAGAAGATGCCACAATTAAAGGTAACGGTAGATCAATTACAATCAACGACGTCTTCTTATGCTACCCAAGGTGCTTTAATGGATATGATTCCAGAAGGACGCCGCATTAGTGAAACGGCACTTGAGACTGTTTATAACGGTGGAGATGTCGATGAAACCTATAGCAATATGGTAAAACAATTTAATGAAGCAATTGAAAAGGCGAATCGAGCTAGAAAATAG